One Salipiger sp. H15 DNA window includes the following coding sequences:
- a CDS encoding TRAP transporter small permease, which produces MRHCLALICAVLLLAMMALTVADVLGRYLLNAPLPGATELTEMLLATVVFIGLPAASLDRDHIRVDLCVEHLRGAARTLLERLVEIASAGILGVIAWRLWVIGAQIDGYGGMTPTLKLPLAPLAWLAALLCLCAAAILLVLALKPGEARDV; this is translated from the coding sequence TTGCGGCACTGTCTCGCGCTCATCTGTGCCGTGCTCCTGCTGGCGATGATGGCGCTCACCGTGGCGGACGTGCTGGGCCGCTACCTGCTGAACGCGCCGCTGCCCGGCGCGACGGAACTCACCGAGATGCTGCTGGCGACGGTCGTCTTCATCGGCCTGCCCGCCGCCAGCCTCGACCGGGACCACATCAGGGTCGACCTCTGCGTCGAGCACCTGCGCGGCGCGGCCCGAACCCTGCTCGAGCGCCTCGTCGAGATCGCCTCGGCGGGGATCCTCGGCGTGATCGCCTGGCGGCTCTGGGTGATCGGCGCGCAGATCGACGGCTACGGCGGCATGACGCCGACGCTGAAGCTGCCGCTCGCGCCGCTGGCATGGCTGGCGGCGCTGCTCTGCCTCTGCGCGGCGGCGATCCTGCTGGTGCTGGCGCTGAAACCGGGGGAGGCCCGCGATGTCTGA
- a CDS encoding aromatic ring-hydroxylating dioxygenase subunit alpha, with product MSLDTAKFSDLDALYSTDAKVATQMYEDPGLFAEEMEKIFKKTWVWVAHESEFPDKGSFRLSHVGLEPVIVVRDRKGAIHVMVNRCRHRAATVCEVKKGKTSSFQCPYHGWGYGLDGSLRALPYPEQYGDDFDKAQHGLLKLRTEAYNGMVFATFNEDAEPLVDFLGPEVCRYIDLFMKQGGGFPVKVLGEHQFAVPMNWKVQLENTTDAYHFPIVHKSFMQTLDAQTTDLFDFLDKGKGWVEDLGNGHSIMMMMPEREDLDDHLDDPIEDRFEELAAEIRAEGYDEAQVRKIVRAVGGAGFNLNLFPNVSFSLSFLRVLTPKSVEQTEIRHIALGMEGGPQAANQARIRLHEHFQGPMGFGSPDDAEVWERVQRGTKGGEELPILVNRGLVDEVPGVMGPRGHISAETGMRAAYEMWKRMMSND from the coding sequence ATGTCTTTGGACACAGCCAAATTCAGCGATCTCGACGCGCTCTACAGCACCGACGCCAAGGTCGCGACGCAGATGTACGAGGATCCGGGTCTCTTCGCCGAGGAGATGGAGAAGATCTTCAAGAAGACCTGGGTCTGGGTCGCGCATGAGAGCGAATTCCCCGACAAGGGATCGTTCCGCCTGTCGCATGTCGGGCTCGAGCCGGTGATCGTGGTGCGCGACCGCAAGGGCGCGATCCACGTCATGGTCAACCGCTGCCGCCACCGCGCGGCGACGGTCTGCGAGGTGAAGAAGGGCAAGACCTCGTCCTTCCAGTGCCCCTACCACGGCTGGGGCTACGGCCTCGACGGCTCGCTGCGCGCGCTGCCCTATCCCGAGCAGTACGGCGACGACTTCGACAAGGCCCAGCACGGCCTGCTGAAGCTGCGCACCGAGGCCTACAACGGCATGGTCTTTGCGACCTTCAACGAGGATGCCGAGCCGCTGGTCGACTTCCTCGGCCCCGAGGTCTGCCGCTACATCGACCTCTTCATGAAGCAGGGCGGCGGCTTCCCGGTGAAGGTGCTGGGCGAGCACCAGTTCGCGGTTCCGATGAACTGGAAGGTGCAGCTCGAGAACACCACCGACGCCTATCACTTCCCGATCGTCCACAAGTCCTTCATGCAGACGCTGGACGCGCAGACGACCGACCTCTTCGACTTCCTCGACAAGGGCAAGGGCTGGGTCGAGGACCTCGGCAACGGTCACTCGATCATGATGATGATGCCCGAGCGCGAGGACCTCGACGACCACCTCGACGACCCGATCGAGGACCGTTTCGAGGAACTCGCCGCCGAGATCCGCGCCGAGGGCTACGACGAGGCGCAGGTGCGCAAGATCGTCCGCGCGGTCGGCGGGGCGGGCTTCAACCTCAACCTCTTCCCCAACGTGTCCTTCTCGCTCTCGTTCCTGCGGGTGCTGACGCCGAAATCGGTCGAGCAGACCGAGATCCGCCACATCGCCCTCGGCATGGAGGGCGGGCCGCAGGCGGCCAACCAGGCGCGCATCCGTCTGCACGAGCACTTCCAGGGGCCGATGGGCTTCGGCTCGCCGGACGATGCCGAAGTCTGGGAGCGCGTCCAGCGCGGCACCAAGGGCGGCGAGGAGCTGCCGATCCTGGTGAACCGCGGGCTGGTGGACGAGGTGCCCGGCGTGATGGGGCCGCGTGGCCATATCAGCGCCGAGACCGGTATGCGGGCGGCATACGAGATGTGGAAACGGATGATGTCCAATGACTGA
- a CDS encoding helix-turn-helix domain-containing protein — protein MQAAKEAHTFRDAASFQAGLTEVCGQYRIIPNGSDFSASAALRRCGGLEMATVSLGNSIVERDRGDIRRDHTDHFVLSLQCKGQALISQDDSHVRLREGDYSLTDACQPSSFVFDRDRAEQICVHLSRSEVTERFGATARGGLCIRREDDLAVAMTALLRRAMNAGAPGIDEAFLTVLGSWLQEAAQTGSSRRADAGCLLRRALQLIDDNYRDCDFGSGELAVRLGVSPRSLQRAFAGLGESPRERILRRRLERARLELGQRGTRTVTEVALGVGFNDISYFYSRFRDRFGHAPGQTAHADA, from the coding sequence ATGCAGGCAGCGAAAGAGGCGCATACGTTCAGGGACGCCGCGTCGTTTCAGGCCGGTCTGACCGAGGTCTGCGGCCAGTACCGCATCATCCCGAACGGCTCCGACTTCTCGGCGAGCGCCGCGCTCCGGCGCTGTGGCGGGCTGGAAATGGCGACGGTCTCGCTGGGAAACAGCATCGTCGAGCGCGACCGCGGCGACATCCGCCGGGACCACACCGACCACTTCGTCCTGTCGCTGCAATGCAAGGGCCAGGCGCTGATCTCGCAGGACGACAGCCACGTGCGGCTGCGTGAGGGCGACTATTCCCTCACCGACGCCTGCCAGCCCTCCAGCTTCGTCTTCGACCGCGACCGGGCCGAGCAGATCTGCGTCCACCTCTCGCGCTCGGAGGTCACCGAGCGGTTCGGCGCGACCGCGCGCGGCGGGCTCTGCATCCGCCGCGAGGACGATCTTGCCGTCGCGATGACCGCCCTGCTGCGCCGCGCGATGAACGCCGGCGCGCCCGGCATCGACGAGGCCTTCCTGACGGTGCTCGGCAGCTGGCTGCAGGAGGCGGCGCAGACCGGCTCGTCGCGCCGGGCGGACGCAGGCTGCCTGCTGCGGCGCGCGCTCCAGCTGATCGACGACAACTACCGCGATTGCGACTTCGGCTCCGGCGAGCTGGCGGTCCGGCTGGGTGTGTCGCCGCGCAGCCTGCAGCGCGCCTTTGCCGGGCTGGGCGAGTCCCCGCGCGAGCGCATCCTGCGCCGCAGGCTCGAACGGGCGCGGCTGGAACTGGGGCAGCGCGGCACGCGGACGGTGACCGAGGTGGCGCTGGGGGTCGGGTTCAACGACATCTCGTATTTCTACAGCCGCTTCCGCGACCGCTTCGGCCACGCGCCGGGCCAGACGGCGCATGCCGACGCCTGA
- a CDS encoding aromatic-ring-hydroxylating dioxygenase subunit beta, with protein MTEMSKIETPALLHEVTEFLWTEADILDGKRYDEWLDLWTEDGLYIMPMGDGEDYANQVNLCYDNAKMRRDRVGRFQAGFSISSAPPALTVRTISRIVIDRIEGDEIHVRAAEHVIEDKFGRQRQWAGNAFYTLRRGERGFKLHRKIVKLLNSDGMLNSFSYLF; from the coding sequence ATGACTGAGATGAGCAAGATCGAGACCCCGGCGCTGCTGCACGAGGTCACCGAGTTCCTGTGGACCGAGGCCGACATTCTCGACGGCAAGCGCTATGACGAATGGCTCGACCTCTGGACCGAGGACGGTCTCTACATCATGCCGATGGGCGACGGCGAGGATTACGCCAACCAGGTGAACCTCTGCTACGACAACGCCAAGATGCGGCGCGACCGGGTCGGGCGCTTCCAGGCGGGCTTCTCGATCTCCTCGGCGCCGCCGGCGCTGACCGTGCGCACCATCAGCCGCATCGTCATCGACCGCATCGAGGGCGACGAGATCCATGTCCGCGCCGCCGAGCACGTGATCGAGGACAAGTTCGGCCGCCAGCGGCAGTGGGCGGGCAACGCCTTCTACACGCTGCGGCGGGGCGAGCGCGGCTTCAAGCTGCACCGCAAGATCGTCAAGCTGCTGAACTCCGACGGGATGCTGAACTCGTTCAGCTATCTCTTCTGA
- a CDS encoding TRAP transporter large permease, with translation MSDWEIGLAVLFALLLIGTPIGLALAFVGTVGTVSIIGWQPSLALLGQTFFDNSRHYNLSILPLFLLMGNFVVQSGIARDLYAAAHAWLRHRKGGLAMATVVACGGFSSVCGSSLATASTMTRIAMPSMREFRYPDRLSTASIAAGGTLGILIPPSVILVFYGILTQQDIGKLFLAGIVPGILGVVLYTVAVRVSVAFDGAEMQTETRLPLRQRLVALKGVLGALGLFIFVMGGIYLGVFTPTESAGMGAGGAFLLVLLQGRLEMRALMATFYETAKTTASMFLILLGALTFANYVNMSGMSRDIQDLVTSVGSPLGTLLLITVIYLALGCVLEGLSMITLTVPIFYPIVAGLGYDLIWFGTYVVIVTELSYITPPVGLNAFVLKSVVRDVRVATIFRGLVPFVLVDILRIAIILAFPGLVLFVPQLM, from the coding sequence ATGTCTGACTGGGAAATCGGCCTTGCCGTGCTCTTTGCCCTGCTGCTGATCGGCACGCCGATCGGCCTTGCGCTGGCCTTCGTCGGCACGGTCGGCACGGTGTCGATCATCGGCTGGCAGCCCTCGCTGGCGCTGCTGGGGCAGACCTTCTTCGACAACTCCCGGCACTACAACCTGTCGATCCTGCCGCTCTTCCTGCTGATGGGGAACTTCGTGGTGCAATCGGGTATCGCGCGGGATCTCTATGCCGCCGCCCATGCCTGGCTGCGCCACCGCAAGGGCGGGCTCGCCATGGCCACGGTGGTCGCCTGCGGCGGCTTCTCGTCGGTCTGCGGCTCGTCGCTGGCCACCGCCTCGACGATGACCAGGATCGCCATGCCCTCGATGCGCGAGTTCCGCTACCCGGACCGGCTGTCCACAGCATCCATCGCGGCGGGCGGCACGCTCGGGATCCTGATCCCGCCGTCGGTGATCCTCGTCTTCTACGGCATCCTCACGCAGCAGGACATCGGCAAGCTCTTCCTCGCGGGCATCGTCCCCGGCATCCTCGGCGTCGTGCTCTACACCGTGGCGGTGCGGGTCTCGGTCGCCTTCGATGGGGCCGAGATGCAGACCGAGACCCGGCTGCCGCTGCGCCAGCGGCTCGTCGCGCTCAAGGGCGTGCTGGGTGCGCTGGGACTCTTCATCTTCGTGATGGGCGGCATCTACCTCGGCGTCTTCACCCCGACGGAAAGCGCCGGGATGGGGGCAGGGGGGGCGTTCCTGCTGGTGCTGCTGCAGGGCCGGCTCGAGATGCGCGCGCTGATGGCGACCTTCTACGAGACCGCCAAGACCACGGCGAGCATGTTCCTGATCCTGCTCGGCGCGCTGACCTTCGCGAACTACGTGAACATGTCGGGCATGAGCCGGGACATCCAGGACCTTGTGACCTCGGTCGGAAGCCCGCTCGGCACGCTGCTGCTGATCACGGTGATCTACCTGGCGCTGGGATGCGTGCTCGAGGGGCTGTCGATGATCACCCTGACGGTGCCGATCTTCTACCCGATCGTCGCCGGGCTCGGGTACGACCTGATCTGGTTCGGCACCTACGTGGTGATCGTGACCGAGCTCAGCTACATCACTCCGCCCGTCGGGCTGAACGCCTTCGTGCTGAAATCGGTGGTGAGGGACGTGCGGGTGGCGACGATCTTCCGCGGGCTCGTGCCCTTCGTGCTGGTCGATATCCTGCGCATCGCCATCATCCTCGCCTTCCCGGGGCTGGTGCTCTTCGTGCCGCAGCTGATGTAG
- a CDS encoding flavin reductase — MDLTPEQLDFREGMSRMGAAVNLITSDGPAGRHALVASAVCSVTDAPPTLLVCVNRKAFVHGKFLQNGHLCVNVLAAQHQQLSNVFARYVEGVDRFAQGNWMVLKTGSPVLADANVAFDCRIGSVIEQGSHSVLFCEVQAVHLGEQAREGLVYFSRDYHHLAAKPA, encoded by the coding sequence ATGGACCTGACCCCCGAACAGCTGGACTTCCGCGAGGGCATGAGCCGCATGGGCGCGGCGGTGAACCTGATCACCTCGGACGGCCCCGCGGGGCGGCACGCGCTGGTCGCCTCGGCGGTCTGTTCGGTCACCGACGCGCCGCCGACGCTGCTGGTCTGCGTCAACCGCAAGGCCTTCGTGCACGGCAAGTTCCTGCAGAACGGCCATCTCTGCGTCAACGTGCTGGCGGCGCAGCACCAGCAGCTGTCGAACGTCTTTGCCCGCTACGTCGAGGGTGTCGACCGCTTCGCGCAGGGCAACTGGATGGTGCTGAAGACCGGCTCGCCGGTGCTTGCCGACGCCAATGTCGCCTTCGACTGCCGCATCGGTTCGGTGATCGAGCAGGGCTCGCACTCGGTGCTCTTCTGCGAGGTGCAGGCCGTGCACCTTGGCGAGCAGGCCCGCGAGGGGCTCGTCTACTTCAGCCGCGACTATCATCACCTGGCCGCGAAGCCCGCGTGA
- a CDS encoding MarR family transcriptional regulator: MNTPVDKPKDFKKNWPFFWVSQVAAAYEIALERRIKPLGLDIPRWRALMSLYEEEYLSVSQIAEFSALKLNTTTKVIQRMIGDDLVTTRPRPTDGRVTEVCLTEKGDRIRREALVEAQGLYAALFSDTDPAQIQAMIGALTELHAKLRKL; the protein is encoded by the coding sequence GTGAACACGCCCGTCGATAAACCGAAGGACTTCAAGAAAAACTGGCCGTTCTTCTGGGTCAGCCAGGTCGCGGCCGCCTACGAGATCGCGCTGGAGCGGCGGATCAAGCCGCTCGGCCTCGACATTCCGCGCTGGCGCGCGCTGATGAGCCTCTACGAGGAGGAATACCTGTCGGTCTCGCAGATCGCGGAGTTCTCGGCGCTGAAGCTGAACACCACGACCAAGGTCATCCAGCGGATGATCGGCGACGACCTGGTGACCACGAGGCCGCGCCCGACCGACGGGCGGGTGACCGAGGTGTGCCTGACCGAGAAGGGCGACCGCATCCGGCGCGAGGCGCTGGTCGAGGCGCAGGGCCTCTACGCCGCGCTCTTCTCCGACACCGATCCGGCGCAAATCCAGGCGATGATCGGCGCTCTGACCGAGCTTCACGCCAAGCTGCGCAAGCTCTAG
- a CDS encoding SDR family oxidoreductase, protein MAAPLPEKVQTAVVTGGARGFGATAVRALHAAGYRVIIADRDPGEEATKLASELDLAGEMAMTATLDVSKPGDFQYVLDQCVERYGSVEVLVNNAARTEVAPLLDIDPATFNEIMATNAGGTFAGSQIFGRHFKARGYGRIVNLASLAGQNGGTATGAHYAASKGAILTLTKVFARDLAGFGVTCNAIAPGPMDTPMVRAVLGENIDAMRANIPVGKLGDAEFVAQMVVMLASPAAGFVTGACWDVNGGLYVR, encoded by the coding sequence ATGGCGGCCCCGCTTCCCGAGAAGGTCCAGACCGCGGTCGTCACCGGTGGCGCACGCGGTTTCGGGGCCACGGCGGTCCGCGCGCTTCACGCCGCGGGCTACCGGGTGATCATCGCCGACCGCGATCCGGGGGAGGAGGCCACGAAGCTGGCCTCCGAGCTCGACCTCGCGGGCGAGATGGCGATGACCGCAACGCTCGACGTCTCGAAACCCGGGGATTTCCAGTACGTGCTCGACCAGTGCGTCGAGCGCTACGGCTCGGTCGAGGTGCTGGTGAACAACGCCGCCCGCACCGAGGTCGCGCCGCTGCTCGACATCGACCCGGCGACCTTCAACGAGATCATGGCGACCAACGCCGGCGGCACCTTCGCCGGAAGCCAGATCTTCGGCCGGCACTTCAAGGCGCGCGGCTACGGGCGGATCGTCAACCTCGCCTCTCTGGCGGGGCAGAACGGCGGCACCGCGACCGGGGCGCATTACGCCGCCTCGAAGGGCGCGATCCTGACCCTGACCAAGGTCTTCGCGCGCGACCTCGCGGGTTTCGGCGTCACCTGCAACGCGATTGCCCCGGGACCGATGGACACGCCGATGGTGCGTGCCGTGCTGGGCGAGAACATTGACGCGATGCGGGCCAACATCCCCGTCGGCAAGCTCGGCGATGCCGAGTTCGTGGCGCAGATGGTGGTGATGCTGGCCTCGCCCGCGGCGGGCTTCGTGACCGGCGCCTGCTGGGACGTGAACGGCGGGCTCTACGTGCGATGA
- a CDS encoding PDR/VanB family oxidoreductase, which translates to MAQSMTLTVSERLDDRGDIARIRLVPADGAPLAGFTAGAHLDLYLPELDLWRQYSLCSDPAERGHYEIGVLKDPNSRGGSVAVHAAAVPGATLKVEGPRNHFPLAEEASFSVLLGGGIGVTPMIAMARRLHALERDFVLHYCTRSAEVTAFHDDLRAAPFADKVRFHFDDQAPEQKLDLARDVPAPAAGVHIYVCGPQGFMDWVIGTTEAAGHATANVHREYFSADVDLTGNSFEVEARRSGLTVTIGEDETIAKVLARHGVKIEVKCEEGVCGTCVTDVLEGEIEHRDEFLTDEEREDGDQICACCSRGRGRLVLDI; encoded by the coding sequence ATGGCACAGTCCATGACGCTGACCGTCAGCGAGCGGCTCGACGACCGCGGCGACATCGCCCGCATCCGCCTCGTGCCGGCGGACGGCGCACCGCTTGCCGGGTTCACCGCCGGGGCGCATCTCGATCTCTACCTGCCCGAGCTCGACCTCTGGCGGCAGTACTCGCTCTGCTCGGACCCGGCGGAGCGCGGCCATTACGAGATCGGCGTGCTGAAGGACCCGAACTCGCGCGGCGGCTCGGTCGCGGTGCATGCGGCCGCCGTGCCCGGCGCGACGCTGAAGGTCGAGGGGCCGCGCAACCATTTCCCGCTGGCCGAGGAGGCGAGCTTCTCGGTGCTGCTCGGCGGCGGCATCGGGGTCACGCCGATGATCGCGATGGCGCGGCGGCTGCACGCGCTGGAGCGGGATTTCGTGCTGCACTACTGCACCCGCTCGGCGGAGGTGACCGCCTTCCACGACGACCTGCGCGCGGCCCCCTTCGCCGACAAGGTCCGCTTCCACTTCGACGACCAAGCGCCCGAGCAGAAGCTCGATCTGGCGCGCGACGTGCCCGCGCCCGCCGCGGGCGTGCACATCTACGTCTGCGGCCCGCAGGGCTTCATGGACTGGGTGATCGGCACGACCGAGGCGGCGGGCCACGCGACCGCCAACGTGCACCGCGAGTATTTCTCGGCGGATGTGGATCTCACCGGCAACAGCTTCGAGGTCGAGGCGCGGCGCTCGGGCCTCACCGTGACCATCGGCGAGGACGAGACCATCGCCAAGGTGCTCGCCCGGCACGGCGTGAAGATCGAGGTCAAGTGCGAGGAGGGGGTCTGCGGCACCTGCGTGACCGACGTCCTCGAGGGCGAGATCGAGCACCGCGACGAGTTCCTCACCGACGAGGAGCGCGAGGACGGCGACCAGATCTGCGCCTGCTGCTCGCGCGGCCGCGGCCGTCTCGTGCTGGACATCTGA
- a CDS encoding TRAP transporter substrate-binding protein — MKQIASLLAGAAALAIAAVSSASAATVLTLNSWLPPSHPEVTDLIVPLAEDIARVTEGRVTVNILPAPLGPPPATYDLVKNGVVDIGYTVQGYSPGRFKTSAIAEMPFLGDDAVVTSVAFQRVHDAMLAQAGEYAGVKVMAVHTHGPGQIFSSSGIAGVEDISGQKMRVGSLVAHDLAQLMGAVPVEGPSSKSYELLSQKVADGIFFPWESVNFFRLNDLLTNAFVAKGGIYNTAFMVVMNEGKWNSLSDEDCAAIEPLLGEALARRAGEMWNKADAAGRAALEGKLAVHEASEAELDTLREAFSPVIEANIALVSETGVDGEAAYQMLLREIESLSAE; from the coding sequence ATGAAACAGATTGCCTCTCTGCTTGCCGGGGCCGCTGCCCTCGCCATCGCCGCGGTCTCGAGCGCCTCTGCCGCGACCGTGCTGACCCTCAACAGCTGGCTGCCGCCGTCGCACCCGGAGGTCACCGACCTCATCGTGCCGCTGGCCGAGGACATCGCGCGCGTGACCGAGGGCCGCGTGACGGTGAACATCCTTCCCGCGCCACTCGGGCCGCCGCCCGCGACCTACGACCTCGTCAAGAACGGCGTCGTCGACATCGGCTACACCGTGCAGGGCTACAGCCCCGGTCGCTTCAAGACCTCGGCGATTGCCGAGATGCCCTTCCTCGGCGACGACGCGGTGGTGACCTCGGTCGCCTTCCAGCGCGTGCACGACGCCATGCTGGCGCAGGCCGGGGAATATGCCGGGGTGAAGGTGATGGCCGTGCACACCCACGGCCCGGGCCAGATCTTCTCGAGCTCCGGGATCGCCGGGGTCGAGGACATCTCGGGCCAGAAGATGCGCGTCGGCAGCCTGGTCGCGCATGACCTCGCGCAGCTGATGGGCGCGGTGCCGGTCGAGGGCCCGTCGTCGAAATCCTACGAGCTCCTGAGCCAGAAGGTCGCCGACGGCATCTTCTTCCCTTGGGAGTCGGTGAACTTCTTCCGCCTCAACGACCTGCTCACCAACGCCTTCGTCGCCAAGGGCGGCATCTACAACACCGCCTTCATGGTGGTGATGAACGAAGGCAAGTGGAACAGCCTGTCGGACGAGGACTGCGCCGCCATCGAGCCGCTGCTCGGCGAGGCGCTGGCCCGTCGCGCGGGCGAGATGTGGAACAAGGCCGATGCCGCGGGCCGCGCCGCGCTCGAGGGCAAGCTGGCGGTGCACGAGGCCTCCGAGGCCGAGCTCGACACGCTGCGCGAGGCCTTCTCGCCGGTGATCGAGGCCAACATCGCGCTGGTCTCCGAGACCGGGGTGGACGGCGAGGCCGCCTACCAGATGCTGCTTCGGGAGATCGAAAGCCTGAGCGCGGAATGA
- a CDS encoding acyl-CoA dehydrogenase family protein: MTSQTAALERPRSETEILAGIRARAQEFQDLRHIPQDVVEDFKTLGVYRAFVPTRFGGDARSPAEFCRLIEEIATADASAGWVASFGVSATYLATLPKEVYAKIYGGNPDTVFAGAMFPPQPARLVAGGYEVSGQWPWGSGIMGADLAGVGIKVEDNDTKLPLIAIMPRAEVEVVDTWNTIGLRATGSHDIKVSNVVVPREMTFVRGAKPTMDDAIFRYPSMALASQVLAVVALGAARAALDFIHETGTRASVTGAPKPGARAYVQTEYAKARAQYLGAQALFYDTLDAAWDELAHADAVSRDTHVRLRLVASQAAREGAEAARRAFALGGSTAINHGHPLGRFMIDAASVAQHAFLSEGTLTAAGAAFFDEPTMPGYP, translated from the coding sequence ATGACGTCCCAGACAGCGGCGCTCGAGCGGCCGCGCTCCGAAACCGAGATCCTCGCGGGCATCCGCGCCCGCGCGCAGGAGTTCCAGGACCTGCGCCACATCCCGCAGGACGTGGTCGAGGACTTCAAGACGCTGGGTGTCTACCGCGCCTTCGTGCCGACCCGCTTCGGCGGCGACGCGCGCAGCCCGGCCGAGTTCTGCCGCCTGATCGAAGAGATCGCCACGGCCGACGCCTCGGCGGGCTGGGTGGCGAGCTTCGGGGTCTCGGCGACCTACCTCGCGACCCTGCCGAAAGAGGTCTACGCGAAGATCTACGGCGGCAACCCCGACACGGTCTTTGCCGGCGCGATGTTCCCGCCGCAGCCCGCGCGGCTGGTCGCGGGCGGCTACGAGGTCTCGGGGCAGTGGCCCTGGGGCTCGGGCATCATGGGCGCCGATCTTGCCGGTGTGGGCATCAAGGTCGAGGACAACGACACCAAGCTGCCGCTCATCGCGATCATGCCGCGCGCCGAGGTCGAGGTGGTGGACACCTGGAACACCATCGGCCTGCGCGCCACCGGCAGCCATGACATCAAGGTGAGCAACGTGGTGGTCCCGCGCGAGATGACCTTCGTGCGCGGCGCGAAGCCGACGATGGACGACGCGATCTTCCGCTACCCGTCGATGGCGCTGGCCTCGCAGGTGCTGGCGGTCGTGGCGCTCGGCGCCGCGCGGGCAGCGCTCGACTTCATCCACGAGACCGGCACGCGCGCCTCGGTGACCGGCGCGCCGAAGCCGGGCGCGCGGGCCTATGTGCAGACCGAATACGCCAAGGCGCGGGCGCAGTACCTCGGCGCGCAGGCGCTGTTCTACGACACTCTGGACGCCGCCTGGGACGAGCTTGCCCATGCTGATGCCGTCAGCCGCGACACCCATGTGCGCCTGCGCCTCGTCGCCTCGCAGGCCGCCCGCGAGGGCGCAGAGGCCGCGCGCCGCGCCTTCGCGCTCGGCGGCTCCACCGCCATCAACCACGGCCATCCGCTGGGCCGGTTCATGATCGACGCCGCCTCCGTCGCGCAGCACGCCTTCCTCTCCGAAGGCACGCTGACCGCCGCAGGCGCGGCCTTCTTCGACGAACCCACCATGCCCGGCTACCCGTAA